TCAGCACTCATAAGCTTCGTTACAAAGTTTGTGGCCTCTTCGAATTCAATAAAGGATCATCGTTGCACTTCTTTATGATGGTATTGGTAAAAGTAACGGTACTAGTGCAATTCGATATGCAAAACAAGTTGAAGGCGTaagaaaactgtcaaaattttatttttcgtaaataaagttgtaaagaga
The sequence above is drawn from the Anastrepha obliqua isolate idAnaObli1 chromosome 4, idAnaObli1_1.0, whole genome shotgun sequence genome and encodes:
- the LOC129243645 gene encoding putative gustatory receptor 58a; the protein is MVMGILDAALEKCNHTGQVLRAYVDLVEMHDAECLRRALDSFAAHLSTHKLRYKVCGLFEFNKGSSLHFFMMVLVKVTVLVQFDMQNKLKA